The following are encoded in a window of Armatimonadota bacterium genomic DNA:
- a CDS encoding S53 family peptidase — protein MKQKSITGLLIGIGICCLVTAAAAQRGRVFVPASSVEHAGDRGVRAHTNHLLMIGGGNPDLFTGVGGAMSPADLRSVYSLPSTGGSQAIAIVDAYAYGTALKDFNVFAGQYGLPKETSTNVLSSTNKVFQVVYATGKKPSGNGGWDQEQALDIEWAHAMAPSAKIYLVEAASASFTALFNAVNKASSLAGVTEVSMSWSGSEFSTESSDDTYFQHAGIVYFASAGDTGGVNGYPSVSPDVVSAGGTTINVDANKNFSSETAWSGSGGGPSAYEARPSWQNGISTIVGSKRGCPDMSFDANPATGVSVYDSTKSGGLSGWLQFGGTSVSSPSLAGIVNLAGSFYGGSTAELTAIYNTYASASYAGDFRDITSGTAGSFSCTTGWDFITGVGSPLGLGGK, from the coding sequence ATGAAGCAGAAATCGATTACTGGACTGCTTATCGGCATCGGCATCTGCTGCCTGGTCACGGCGGCGGCGGCCCAGCGGGGTCGCGTTTTCGTGCCGGCCTCTTCGGTAGAGCACGCGGGTGATCGCGGCGTCCGCGCACACACCAACCACCTTTTGATGATCGGCGGTGGCAATCCCGATCTCTTCACCGGAGTTGGTGGCGCCATGTCACCCGCCGATCTGCGCTCTGTCTACTCTCTGCCGTCCACCGGCGGCAGCCAGGCAATCGCCATCGTGGATGCGTACGCATACGGCACTGCTCTAAAGGATTTCAATGTATTTGCGGGCCAGTACGGCCTGCCAAAGGAGACGAGCACCAACGTGCTCAGTTCCACCAACAAGGTGTTTCAGGTGGTGTACGCAACCGGCAAAAAGCCGAGCGGCAACGGCGGCTGGGACCAGGAGCAGGCGCTGGATATCGAATGGGCGCATGCCATGGCGCCCAGCGCCAAGATCTATCTGGTTGAAGCCGCCTCCGCAAGCTTTACGGCACTCTTCAATGCCGTGAACAAGGCATCCAGCCTGGCCGGCGTCACGGAGGTGTCGATGAGCTGGAGCGGCAGTGAGTTCTCCACAGAATCGAGCGACGATACCTATTTTCAACATGCGGGCATCGTCTACTTCGCGTCAGCGGGTGATACAGGCGGCGTGAATGGCTATCCGAGCGTCTCACCGGACGTGGTCTCGGCAGGTGGTACCACCATCAACGTGGACGCTAACAAGAACTTCTCCTCCGAAACGGCTTGGAGCGGTAGTGGTGGCGGACCCAGCGCTTACGAGGCGCGCCCAAGCTGGCAAAACGGCATATCCACGATCGTCGGCTCGAAACGCGGCTGCCCGGACATGTCGTTCGACGCAAACCCGGCCACCGGCGTCTCGGTGTACGACAGCACCAAATCCGGCGGGCTCTCCGGTTGGCTCCAGTTTGGCGGCACCAGCGTCTCATCACCGTCACTGGCCGGCATTGTCAACCTTGCGGGGAGCTTCTACGGCGGGAGCACAGCCGAACTCACCGCGATCTACAACACATATGCCAGCGCCAGCTACGCGGGTGACTTTCGTGATATCACCAGCGGCACCGCGGGCTCGTTCAGCTGCACAACCGGCTGGGACTTCATTACCGGGGTTGGCTCACCACTCGGCCTAGGCGGCAAGTAA